A single region of the Betta splendens chromosome 12, fBetSpl5.4, whole genome shotgun sequence genome encodes:
- the LOC114867054 gene encoding rhotekin-like isoform X3, giving the protein MDDDTANQDKEMLQQIEREVRMQEGASKLLAACSQREQALEASKSLLTCNARILALLGELQRARKARVLRRGRRRSGEDLVPCCGKVALSDLRVPLMWKDSEYFKNKGELQRCAVFCLLRCGTQIRDTDLVMVDRTLTDICFEDTFVFHDAAPDFQLGVELYSGRVPEDVPVAALGPRRIGRLGGSLGCSSGKRIRGAFESATGCGSASSEGASRPGSLSPPLSRDSSLVPKYNLLAHATLGLEHVQDGFKTHDLSLSASGRVRFLWFGPVFACCRSSHCVSCVVAEDSAFWLPLYGNMCCRVAAQPLCMTEPVMSGRLQVKREEDLTEWESFYGVLRGQNLLCYSSRDDLRPDESEERPLLVIPITKDAAISVSEGDALRSQQAVRVATQRDGGDASYLLSAHTREDARRWTEALRQHTCNTIIDEPSTGEGRGSSGSMCFP; this is encoded by the exons ATGGACGATGACACCGCCAACCAG GACAAAGAGATGCTGCAGCAGATCGAGAGGGAGGTGAGGATGCAGGAAGGAGCCAGTAAGCTCCTGGCGGCGTGTTCCCAGAGAGAGCAGGCCCTGGAGGCCTCCAAGAGCCTGCTGACGTGCAACGCCCGCATCCTGGCCCTGCTCGGCGAGCTGCAGCGGGCGAGGAAGGCTCGGGTCCTACGCAGAGGGAGGCGCAG ATCAGGAGAAGATCTGGTGCCGTGTTGTGGTAAAGTGGCTCTCTCAG ACCTGCGAGTCCCTCTCATGTGGAAAGACTCCGAGTACTTCAAAAACAAAGGAG agctgcagcgctgtgcCGTGTTCTGCCTGCTCCGGTGCGGAACCCAAATCCGCGACACCGACCTGGTGATGGTGGACAGGACGCTGACCGACATATGCTTCGAGGACACCTTCGTATT CCACGACGCGGCTCCCGACTTCCAGCTCGGCGTCGAGCTGTACAGCGGCCGCGTGCCGGAGGACGTCCCCGTCGCGGCCCTGGGGCCCAGGAGGATCGGCCGCCTCGGGGGCTCCCTGGGGTGCTCCTCGGGGAAAAGGATCCGCGGCGCGTTCGAGTCCGCCACCGGTTGCGGCTCCGCTTCCAGCGAAGGAGCCTCGCGGCCCGGAAGTCTGTCGCCACCTTTGTCGCGTGACTCATCACT GGTGCCTAAGTATAACCTGCTGGCTCATGCAACGCTGGGACTCGAACACGTCCAGGACGGCTTCAAGACACACGATTTGTCCCTGTCGGCGTCAGGTCGGGTCCGGTTCCTTTGGTTTGGTCCAGTCTTTGCCTGTTGTCGCTCATCTCACTGTGTGAGCTGTGTCGTTGCAGAGGACAGTGCTTTTTGGTTGCCTCTGTACGGAAACATGTGCTGCCGCGTGGCAGCTCAGCCTCTGTGCATGACTGAGCCCGTGATGAGTGGCCGACTCCAGGTCAAG CGAGAAGAGGATCTGACAGAGTGGGAATCGTTCTATGGAGTCCTCAGGGGGCAAAATTTGCTTTGTTATTCGAGTCGAGACGACCTGAGGCCTGATGAGTCTGAGGAGAGGCCGTTACTTGTAATCCCCATCACCAAG GACGCCGCGATCAGCGTGTCCGAGGGAGACGCACTCCGTTCCCAGCAGGCCGTGCGCGTCGCCACGCAGCGCGACGGGGGGGACGCGTCGTACCTGCTGAGCGCGCACACGCGCGAGGACGCGCGGCGCTGGACGGAGGCGCTGCGGCAGCACACCTGTAACACAA
- the LOC114867054 gene encoding rhotekin-like isoform X4 produces MDDDTANQDKEMLQQIEREVRMQEGASKLLAACSQREQALEASKSLLTCNARILALLGELQRARKARVLRRGRRRSGEDLVPCCGKVALSDLRVPLMWKDSEYFKNKGELQRCAVFCLLRCGTQIRDTDLVMVDRTLTDICFEDTFVFHDAAPDFQLGVELYSGRVPEDVPVAALGPRRIGRLGGSLGCSSGKRIRGAFESATGCGSASSEGASRPGSLSPPLSRDSSLVPKYNLLAHATLGLEHVQDGFKTHDLSLSASGRVRFLWFGPVFACCRSSHCVSCVVAEDSAFWLPLYGNMCCRVAAQPLCMTEPVMSGRLQVKVTARRSIIPHCTVLDQMILHDSPPCFHLARRGSDRVGIVLWSPQGAKFALLFESRRPEA; encoded by the exons ATGGACGATGACACCGCCAACCAG GACAAAGAGATGCTGCAGCAGATCGAGAGGGAGGTGAGGATGCAGGAAGGAGCCAGTAAGCTCCTGGCGGCGTGTTCCCAGAGAGAGCAGGCCCTGGAGGCCTCCAAGAGCCTGCTGACGTGCAACGCCCGCATCCTGGCCCTGCTCGGCGAGCTGCAGCGGGCGAGGAAGGCTCGGGTCCTACGCAGAGGGAGGCGCAG ATCAGGAGAAGATCTGGTGCCGTGTTGTGGTAAAGTGGCTCTCTCAG ACCTGCGAGTCCCTCTCATGTGGAAAGACTCCGAGTACTTCAAAAACAAAGGAG agctgcagcgctgtgcCGTGTTCTGCCTGCTCCGGTGCGGAACCCAAATCCGCGACACCGACCTGGTGATGGTGGACAGGACGCTGACCGACATATGCTTCGAGGACACCTTCGTATT CCACGACGCGGCTCCCGACTTCCAGCTCGGCGTCGAGCTGTACAGCGGCCGCGTGCCGGAGGACGTCCCCGTCGCGGCCCTGGGGCCCAGGAGGATCGGCCGCCTCGGGGGCTCCCTGGGGTGCTCCTCGGGGAAAAGGATCCGCGGCGCGTTCGAGTCCGCCACCGGTTGCGGCTCCGCTTCCAGCGAAGGAGCCTCGCGGCCCGGAAGTCTGTCGCCACCTTTGTCGCGTGACTCATCACT GGTGCCTAAGTATAACCTGCTGGCTCATGCAACGCTGGGACTCGAACACGTCCAGGACGGCTTCAAGACACACGATTTGTCCCTGTCGGCGTCAGGTCGGGTCCGGTTCCTTTGGTTTGGTCCAGTCTTTGCCTGTTGTCGCTCATCTCACTGTGTGAGCTGTGTCGTTGCAGAGGACAGTGCTTTTTGGTTGCCTCTGTACGGAAACATGTGCTGCCGCGTGGCAGCTCAGCCTCTGTGCATGACTGAGCCCGTGATGAGTGGCCGACTCCAGGTCAAGGTGACTGCACGTCGGTCCATTATCccacactgtacagtacttgaTCAAATGATCCTTCACGACTCTCCTCCCTGCTTTCATTTAGCGAGAAGAGGATCTGACAGAGTGGGAATCGTTCTATGGAGTCCTCAGGGGGCAAAATTTGCTTTGTTATTCGAGTCGAGACGACCTGAGGCCTGA